Proteins from one Geomonas agri genomic window:
- the cobI gene encoding precorrin-2 C(20)-methyltransferase, translated as MAVVYAVGVGPGDPELLTRKAERILRSVDVICAPTGAAEGGSYALSIVEQFIDRSRQEVLIQLFPMVKDQQGLDPFWEEAADQVAQRIAAGKDVAFVTIGDPFLYSTYLYIHRIFLAKYPEIKIEVVPGISSILASSAISGLPLGLGAERIAILPATYEKDELKRTLEEFDTVVLMKVNRVFDSVYAALKELGREKRGVFVRRVGSAEEEVHHDLESLVGQKLDYLSMLIVRKNPL; from the coding sequence GTGGCGGTTGTCTACGCGGTAGGGGTGGGGCCGGGCGATCCGGAACTGTTGACCAGGAAGGCGGAGCGGATCTTGCGGAGCGTGGATGTCATCTGCGCCCCTACCGGTGCGGCCGAAGGGGGGAGCTACGCCCTCTCCATCGTCGAGCAGTTCATCGACCGCAGTCGCCAGGAAGTGCTGATCCAACTGTTTCCCATGGTGAAAGACCAGCAGGGGCTCGACCCGTTCTGGGAGGAGGCCGCGGACCAGGTGGCGCAGCGCATTGCCGCCGGCAAGGACGTCGCCTTCGTCACCATCGGCGACCCGTTTCTTTATTCCACCTACCTCTACATCCACAGGATCTTCCTCGCCAAGTACCCCGAGATCAAGATAGAAGTGGTGCCGGGCATCTCCAGCATCCTCGCCTCCTCCGCCATCTCCGGCCTGCCGCTTGGGCTTGGGGCCGAGCGTATCGCCATCCTCCCCGCCACCTACGAAAAGGACGAGCTGAAGCGCACCCTGGAGGAGTTCGACACCGTTGTGCTCATGAAGGTGAACCGGGTCTTTGACTCCGTCTATGCCGCGCTCAAGGAACTGGGGCGGGAAAAGAGAGGCGTCTTCGTACGCCGGGTCGGTTCGGCGGAGGAAGAGGTGCATCACGATCTTGAGTCCCTGGTGGGGCAGAAGCTCGATTACCTCTCCATGCTGATCGTGAGGAAGAACCCGCTTTAG
- a CDS encoding cobalt-precorrin-5B (C(1))-methyltransferase — protein sequence MSGKELRYGFTTGACAAAAVKGAAQMLRDQLLVDEVQLTLPCGKGARFRIEGGVLRDNTASCYVVKDAGDDPDVTNGAQIHVTAQVDMFTKNRIVIQGGTGIGKVTKPGLAVPVGEWAINPVPRSMILEVVKEVFAVRCVPATLTFTISIPNGEELAKKTLNERLGIIGGLSILGTSGIVKPISTRAWTDTVDTSIDVALACGSRTVVLSTGRSSEMAVQRILKLTDESFVMMGDHFGYSLQSCARKGVPEVVVAGQFAKLVKIACGHEQTHVTSSELDLVTVASWLAENRATAHLATLAREANTARQLLEESGFDKALIKLVCDKVADVCAELAPYLKVRVFLAGYQGEMLYFDR from the coding sequence ATGAGCGGGAAAGAACTCAGATACGGCTTCACCACCGGTGCCTGTGCCGCTGCCGCCGTTAAAGGGGCTGCCCAGATGCTGCGCGACCAGTTGCTGGTCGACGAGGTGCAACTGACGCTCCCCTGCGGCAAGGGGGCGCGCTTTCGCATCGAGGGTGGCGTGCTGCGCGACAACACCGCTTCCTGCTACGTGGTCAAGGACGCCGGTGACGATCCGGACGTGACCAACGGCGCCCAAATCCACGTCACCGCCCAGGTGGACATGTTCACCAAGAACCGCATCGTGATCCAGGGAGGCACCGGCATCGGCAAGGTGACCAAGCCGGGGCTGGCGGTCCCGGTGGGCGAGTGGGCCATCAACCCCGTGCCGCGCAGCATGATCCTCGAGGTGGTGAAGGAAGTCTTCGCCGTCCGCTGCGTTCCGGCCACCCTCACCTTTACCATCAGCATCCCCAACGGCGAGGAACTGGCCAAGAAGACGCTCAACGAGCGACTGGGCATCATCGGTGGGCTCTCCATCCTGGGGACTTCGGGAATCGTGAAGCCGATATCCACCAGGGCCTGGACCGATACCGTGGACACATCCATTGACGTGGCGCTGGCCTGCGGCTCCAGGACCGTGGTGCTCTCCACGGGACGCAGTTCGGAAATGGCGGTGCAGCGGATCCTGAAGCTGACCGATGAATCGTTCGTCATGATGGGCGACCACTTCGGCTACTCGCTGCAGAGCTGCGCCAGGAAAGGCGTTCCCGAGGTGGTGGTGGCGGGGCAGTTCGCCAAGCTGGTGAAGATCGCCTGCGGCCACGAGCAGACCCACGTTACTTCTTCGGAGCTGGACCTGGTGACGGTGGCGTCCTGGCTTGCGGAAAACCGCGCTACGGCACACTTGGCAACGCTGGCCCGTGAAGCGAATACGGCGCGGCAGTTGCTGGAGGAGTCAGGCTTCGACAAGGCGCTGATCAAGCTGGTCTGCGACAAGGTGGCTGACGTCTGCGCCGAACTGGCGCCCTATCTGAAGGTGCGGGTGTTCCTGGCGGGCTACCAGGGAGAGATGCTTTACTTCGACCGGTAA
- a CDS encoding precorrin-8X methylmutase has protein sequence MSVHLRPEEIEAESFRIIEEELGPHNWNAQQWPLVRRAIHTSADFDYARSMVITERAVTDGIEALRAGMGVVTDTTMIISGMNKERLSRFGAQLSCFVADPQVAREAKEQGVTRSILAMRKAARDTANGIFVIGNAPTALFELIRLIREEGVRPRLIVALPVGFVGAAESKDALRELAREYPELQFVTNIGRKGGSNVAAAVMNAILIQAVGAEPGN, from the coding sequence ATGTCGGTGCACCTGCGCCCCGAGGAGATCGAGGCGGAATCGTTCCGCATCATTGAGGAGGAACTGGGGCCGCACAACTGGAACGCGCAGCAGTGGCCGCTGGTCCGCCGCGCCATCCATACCAGCGCTGATTTCGATTACGCCCGCAGCATGGTAATCACGGAACGGGCGGTGACTGACGGCATTGAGGCGCTCCGCGCCGGAATGGGCGTCGTGACCGATACTACCATGATCATCTCCGGCATGAACAAGGAGCGGCTCTCCAGGTTCGGCGCGCAGCTCTCGTGCTTCGTTGCGGACCCGCAGGTGGCCAGGGAGGCCAAGGAACAGGGGGTAACCCGCTCCATCCTGGCCATGCGTAAAGCGGCACGGGACACGGCTAACGGCATCTTCGTCATTGGCAATGCTCCCACGGCCCTCTTCGAATTGATCCGGCTGATCCGCGAAGAAGGGGTGCGCCCGAGGCTCATCGTGGCGCTGCCGGTCGGTTTCGTCGGCGCAGCCGAGAGCAAGGATGCCCTGCGTGAACTGGCGCGGGAATATCCGGAACTGCAGTTCGTCACCAACATCGGGCGCAAGGGTGGCTCCAACGTTGCGGCCGCGGTGATGAATGCAATACTCATCCAGGCGGTCGGTGCTGAGCCTGGCAACTAG
- the aroF gene encoding 3-deoxy-7-phosphoheptulonate synthase, which produces MIVVMKAGAAKKERDAVTKRIKELGYTPHIIRGTTRDVIGAVGDERGKSVLQTLESMQGVESVVPILQPYKLASKEVKKEPSVVRISDTLAIGGKELVVMAGPCSVENEEQIIESAHAVKAAGAQMLRGGAFKPRTSPYSFQGLEEEGLKLLAKARDLTGLPFVTEVIDPESVDLVASYSDMLQIGARNAQNFALLKKVGQINKPILLKRGMSMTIQEFLMSAEYIMSEGNQSVILCERGIRTFETATRNTLDLSAIPVLKNKTHLPVVIDPSHGTGNYHYIAPMSYAAVAAGADGLIIEVHPDPEKASSDGPQSLKPKKFQALMDRLKLFAEAAEKTL; this is translated from the coding sequence ATGATCGTGGTAATGAAGGCAGGAGCGGCGAAGAAGGAACGGGACGCAGTCACCAAGAGGATCAAGGAACTGGGCTACACGCCGCACATCATCCGCGGCACCACCCGCGACGTGATCGGCGCGGTCGGCGACGAGCGGGGCAAGAGCGTGCTACAGACGCTCGAGTCGATGCAGGGCGTGGAGAGCGTGGTCCCCATCCTGCAGCCGTACAAGCTGGCCTCCAAGGAAGTAAAGAAAGAGCCGAGCGTCGTGCGCATCTCGGACACCCTCGCCATCGGCGGCAAGGAACTGGTGGTCATGGCCGGCCCCTGTTCGGTGGAGAATGAAGAGCAAATCATCGAATCGGCCCACGCCGTCAAGGCAGCCGGCGCCCAGATGCTCCGGGGCGGCGCCTTCAAACCCCGAACCTCCCCCTACTCCTTCCAGGGCCTTGAGGAAGAAGGCTTGAAACTCCTCGCCAAGGCCCGCGACCTGACCGGCCTCCCCTTCGTCACCGAGGTCATCGACCCGGAATCCGTCGACCTGGTAGCCTCCTACTCCGACATGCTCCAAATCGGCGCCCGCAACGCACAGAACTTCGCCTTGTTGAAGAAGGTGGGCCAGATCAACAAGCCGATCCTGTTGAAGCGCGGCATGTCCATGACTATCCAGGAATTCTTGATGAGCGCCGAGTACATCATGAGCGAGGGGAACCAGTCCGTGATCCTGTGCGAGCGCGGCATCAGGACCTTCGAGACCGCCACCAGGAACACCCTCGACCTCTCCGCCATTCCGGTCCTCAAGAACAAGACCCATCTCCCCGTGGTGATCGACCCGTCCCACGGCACCGGCAACTACCACTACATCGCGCCGATGTCCTACGCTGCGGTTGCCGCCGGCGCCGACGGTCTCATCATCGAGGTGCATCCCGATCCGGAGAAAGCATCGTCGGATGGCCCGCAGTCGCTGAAGCCGAAGAAGTTCCAGGCACTGATGGACCGCCTGAAGCTGTTCGCGGAAGCGGCAGAGAAGACGCTTTAA
- the cobM gene encoding precorrin-4 C(11)-methyltransferase, with translation MSHEKIVHFVGAGPGDVELITVKGARLLGEADVVVYAGSLVDRELVLTYAPDARVYDSAGMDLEQTTKVLVEAVLAGQVAVRLHTGDPSIYGAIQEQMEELDKVGIGYEVVPGVTSAFAAAATLKQELTLPEVSQTVVITRLAGRTPVPEREQLGNIAQIGATLVIYLSISMIEKVVQELLSGAYQEDTPVAVVAKASWADEQVLTGTLADIAAKVRDAGIGKQALIVVGDVLRARSEGMKAKSLLYDKGFSHGCREGIVT, from the coding sequence ATGTCCCATGAGAAGATAGTCCATTTTGTCGGCGCCGGTCCCGGAGACGTCGAACTGATCACCGTGAAGGGGGCGCGCCTCCTGGGTGAGGCGGATGTCGTCGTTTATGCCGGCAGCCTCGTCGACCGCGAGCTGGTGCTCACCTATGCACCGGATGCGCGGGTCTACGACTCCGCGGGGATGGACCTGGAACAGACCACCAAGGTGCTGGTCGAGGCTGTGCTGGCGGGGCAGGTCGCGGTGCGGCTGCACACCGGCGACCCGTCTATCTACGGCGCCATCCAGGAGCAGATGGAGGAACTTGACAAGGTCGGCATCGGCTACGAGGTGGTTCCTGGCGTGACCAGCGCCTTCGCCGCCGCGGCCACCCTGAAACAGGAACTGACCCTTCCAGAGGTCTCTCAGACCGTGGTGATCACGCGCCTGGCCGGGCGGACGCCCGTACCCGAACGGGAGCAGTTGGGCAACATCGCCCAGATCGGCGCTACCTTGGTGATCTACCTTTCCATCTCCATGATCGAGAAGGTGGTGCAGGAACTCCTCTCCGGCGCCTACCAGGAGGACACGCCGGTCGCCGTGGTGGCCAAGGCTTCCTGGGCCGACGAGCAGGTGCTGACCGGGACGCTGGCGGATATCGCCGCCAAGGTCCGTGACGCGGGCATCGGGAAGCAGGCGCTCATCGTGGTCGGCGACGTGCTGCGGGCGCGCAGCGAGGGGATGAAGGCGAAGTCGCTCCTCTACGACAAGGGGTTCAGCCACGGGTGCCGGGAAGGGATCGTCACCTAG
- a CDS encoding YqaA family protein has protein sequence MHEWLVNYGFYSLFLLSFLAATLLPLGSEWLVVAMLIGGQNPVSVVLIATAGNYLGALSTYWIGLYGGDFLRRRVLRMDEETTMKAERFYERFGSLSLLFSFLPVIGDPLCLVGGVLQVGFIRFSLLVLTGKLARYAAVAWLTLKGAAL, from the coding sequence ATGCACGAGTGGCTGGTCAATTACGGGTTTTACTCCCTGTTTCTGCTGAGTTTCCTGGCCGCCACCCTGCTGCCGCTTGGCTCGGAGTGGCTGGTCGTGGCGATGTTGATCGGGGGGCAAAATCCCGTCTCCGTGGTCCTGATCGCCACCGCCGGCAACTACCTGGGAGCACTTAGCACCTACTGGATCGGCCTCTACGGTGGCGATTTCCTGCGGCGCCGGGTGCTGCGCATGGACGAGGAGACGACGATGAAGGCGGAGCGCTTCTACGAACGCTTCGGATCGTTGTCGCTTCTGTTCAGCTTCCTGCCGGTGATCGGCGACCCGCTTTGCCTGGTCGGCGGCGTGCTGCAGGTCGGTTTCATCCGCTTTTCCCTCCTGGTTCTGACCGGCAAGCTGGCGCGTTACGCGGCGGTCGCCTGGCTCACCCTGAAAGGGGCGGCACTCTGA
- the cbiE gene encoding precorrin-6y C5,15-methyltransferase (decarboxylating) subunit CbiE, with product MAEQKIYLVGAGIEGWEGFGKQALEVIDSAEVLIGHKRLLDIFPDFKGEKRLLEDLSIMLEHLKNTEKKTVVLGSGDPNFFGVARFLLRNLPKERIEIYPNVTSVQYAFARIKEPWDDATFVSVHGRGIKPALDRIVASEKIAILTDSVNTPAVLARELIHRGAEGYEAWVCEDLGLATEKFTKTDVRGLVDFKCSPLNILILIKTWEPNLENYPVIGIRDDEFATAKKLITKEEVRAITLGKLQLQDDLVMWDIGAGSGSVSIEAGNLMPNGRIFALEKNPQYLTYLKENLKKFVARNVTVAEAFAPEGLEDLPDPDRVFIGGSGGMLEEIIEAVDKRLKPDGFIVLNAVTLDTLTKSVEFLEDHGYTVEVTCVNISKTRSLTDYKMFAAHNPVYVIAAWKGEE from the coding sequence ATGGCGGAACAAAAGATTTACCTCGTCGGCGCGGGCATCGAGGGATGGGAAGGCTTCGGCAAACAGGCACTCGAGGTGATCGACAGCGCCGAGGTTCTCATCGGCCACAAGCGACTGCTGGACATCTTCCCCGACTTTAAGGGGGAGAAACGCCTCCTCGAAGACCTCTCCATCATGCTGGAGCACCTGAAGAACACGGAGAAGAAAACCGTGGTCCTCGGTTCCGGCGACCCCAACTTCTTCGGCGTCGCGCGCTTCCTGCTCAGAAACCTCCCCAAAGAGCGCATCGAGATCTACCCCAACGTGACCAGCGTGCAGTACGCCTTCGCCCGCATCAAAGAGCCGTGGGACGACGCCACCTTCGTGTCCGTGCACGGCAGGGGGATCAAGCCGGCACTGGACCGCATCGTCGCCTCCGAGAAGATCGCCATCCTCACCGACAGCGTCAACACCCCCGCTGTCCTGGCCCGGGAGTTGATCCACCGCGGTGCCGAGGGGTACGAGGCCTGGGTCTGCGAGGACCTGGGACTTGCCACGGAAAAGTTCACCAAGACCGACGTCCGCGGACTGGTCGACTTCAAGTGCTCGCCGCTCAACATCCTCATCCTGATCAAGACCTGGGAGCCGAACCTCGAGAACTACCCGGTGATCGGCATCCGTGACGACGAGTTTGCCACCGCCAAGAAGCTGATCACCAAGGAAGAGGTGCGCGCCATAACCCTGGGCAAACTGCAACTGCAGGACGACCTGGTGATGTGGGACATCGGCGCCGGCAGCGGTTCGGTCTCGATCGAAGCGGGCAACCTGATGCCCAACGGCCGCATCTTCGCCCTGGAGAAGAATCCGCAGTACCTGACCTACCTCAAGGAAAACCTGAAGAAGTTCGTGGCCCGCAACGTGACCGTGGCCGAGGCCTTCGCTCCGGAAGGGCTGGAGGATCTGCCCGATCCGGACCGCGTCTTCATCGGTGGCTCCGGTGGCATGCTCGAGGAGATCATCGAGGCGGTGGACAAGCGCCTCAAACCCGACGGTTTCATCGTCCTCAACGCGGTGACCCTGGACACCCTGACCAAGTCGGTGGAATTCCTGGAAGATCACGGCTACACCGTCGAGGTCACCTGCGTCAACATTTCCAAGACCCGCAGCCTTACCGATTACAAGATGTTCGCTGCCCACAACCCGGTGTACGTAATCGCCGCCTGGAAAGGGGAGGAGTAG
- a CDS encoding sirohydrochlorin chelatase encodes MKTALLLMAHGSRIAEANDAVHEIAKRVKKMTQFEIVEVSFREQHLPNIQQGVDACVAQGAERILLVPYFLYMGAHVLEDLPEELEEAKHRHPGVEMVLGKHLGVHDKLAEIVVERVAESLTEQRWH; translated from the coding sequence ATGAAGACAGCATTACTCTTGATGGCTCACGGCAGCAGGATCGCCGAGGCGAATGACGCGGTACACGAGATCGCTAAACGGGTGAAGAAAATGACGCAGTTCGAGATCGTCGAGGTCTCCTTCCGCGAACAGCACCTTCCCAATATCCAACAGGGTGTCGATGCTTGCGTGGCGCAGGGGGCGGAGCGAATCCTGCTCGTTCCCTACTTCCTGTACATGGGCGCCCACGTCCTGGAGGACCTCCCCGAGGAACTGGAGGAGGCGAAGCACCGTCACCCCGGCGTGGAGATGGTACTCGGCAAACACCTGGGCGTACACGACAAGCTGGCCGAGATCGTTGTCGAGCGCGTTGCGGAGAGCCTTACCGAGCAGAGGTGGCACTGA
- a CDS encoding M16 family metallopeptidase — MLSCTKKVLPNGLRLVSVEMPHLHSAEIAIYIKAGGRNDTTGKAGISHFLEHMLFRGSSEFASNLELEIAFEAIGGSVNAATDEETTCYFSRVHPDQIAEGIRLFSSMLLTPTLEGLEIEKRIITEEALEDINERGEETNTSNLCSKLLWPDHPLGTPTIGYLDSIKGITEEDLRRYLADHYVPGNALIVAAGRHNSEQFFAACEQFFAGWNGGSAIPPLPANQVQQEPRAVFVKDSDSQVNLQIAFRGFARQDQRLMGLRLMRRILSGGGSSRLHLSLREKLGIVYSVDASLSAYEETGAFAIELSTAPENLVLAVAEVLREVKSLAFEEVGEAELARVKEGYFYDLEYSADSTYEMQVRYGWGELMSLVRTIEEDRAEAAAVRAEELKHMAHALFAPKNLVLAAVGPWKAPAKRAVEKLVREYQKGWAETNR, encoded by the coding sequence ATGCTCAGCTGTACCAAGAAGGTTCTCCCCAACGGGCTGCGCCTCGTTTCCGTCGAGATGCCGCACCTGCACAGCGCGGAGATTGCCATCTACATAAAGGCGGGAGGCCGCAACGACACCACCGGTAAGGCCGGTATCTCCCACTTCCTGGAGCACATGCTCTTCCGCGGCTCCAGCGAATTCGCTTCCAACCTGGAACTTGAGATCGCCTTCGAGGCCATCGGCGGCAGCGTCAACGCGGCGACCGACGAGGAGACCACCTGCTACTTCTCCCGGGTGCACCCGGACCAGATCGCCGAGGGGATACGTCTCTTTTCCTCGATGTTGTTGACCCCGACCCTGGAAGGGCTGGAGATAGAGAAGCGGATCATCACCGAGGAGGCGCTGGAGGACATCAACGAGCGCGGCGAGGAGACCAACACCAGTAACCTCTGCAGCAAGCTCCTGTGGCCCGACCATCCGCTGGGCACTCCCACCATCGGGTATCTCGACAGCATAAAGGGGATCACCGAGGAAGACCTGCGCCGCTATCTCGCCGATCACTACGTTCCCGGCAACGCGCTCATCGTCGCCGCGGGACGGCACAACTCGGAGCAGTTCTTCGCGGCGTGCGAGCAGTTCTTCGCCGGTTGGAACGGCGGCAGCGCCATTCCGCCCCTGCCGGCCAACCAGGTGCAGCAGGAACCGCGCGCCGTGTTCGTCAAGGACTCGGACAGCCAGGTGAACCTGCAGATTGCCTTCCGCGGTTTTGCCCGCCAGGATCAGCGCCTCATGGGGCTGCGGCTGATGCGACGCATCCTTTCCGGCGGTGGGAGTTCTCGACTGCACCTGTCGCTGCGGGAGAAGCTCGGCATCGTCTACTCCGTGGACGCGTCCCTGTCGGCCTACGAGGAGACCGGCGCCTTCGCCATCGAACTGTCCACCGCGCCGGAGAATCTGGTGCTGGCCGTCGCCGAGGTGTTGCGCGAGGTCAAGAGTCTGGCGTTCGAGGAGGTCGGGGAGGCGGAGTTGGCGCGGGTCAAGGAAGGATACTTCTACGATCTCGAGTACAGCGCCGATTCCACCTACGAGATGCAGGTCCGCTACGGCTGGGGCGAGTTGATGTCCCTGGTGAGGACCATCGAGGAGGATCGTGCCGAGGCGGCCGCGGTCCGCGCGGAGGAGTTGAAGCACATGGCCCACGCACTGTTCGCCCCGAAGAACCTGGTCCTCGCTGCCGTAGGCCCCTGGAAGGCGCCCGCCAAGCGCGCGGTGGAGAAGCTGGTACGGGAGTACCAGAAGGGCTGGGCAGAGACCAATCGTTAA
- a CDS encoding cobalt-precorrin 5A hydrolase — protein sequence MRVAIIAITANGAKLGATLKRGLPQGTLFVLDKHASCDGVPFSERVPALLARLWPEFEGFVCIMATGIVVRSIATLLQGKDKDPAVVVMDDAGRFAISLLSGHLGGANALATQCADLAGATAVITTATDVNDLPSFDMLAQENGWRIDDLSRVKVLNALLLEGKQIAVVDPTGKVAEYCGGKGNLLFVDDCELAAQSGAKGVVLVTNRLVPAGFNLERTLVLRPVDLCLGIGCNRGTTADEIESVVTRHLAQLSLSERSIKCLASAEAKADEEGLLAYASDKGIPVIFFRSDELNGVSVPSPPSEHAFAAIGARGVAEPAALLAAAGGKLLLHKVKDGNVTLAVAQVTTM from the coding sequence ATGCGTGTTGCCATCATAGCCATAACCGCCAACGGCGCCAAGTTGGGGGCGACGCTCAAGCGCGGCCTGCCGCAGGGCACGCTCTTCGTCCTCGACAAACACGCGTCGTGCGACGGGGTGCCTTTCTCGGAACGTGTACCGGCACTCTTGGCGCGGTTGTGGCCGGAGTTCGAGGGTTTCGTCTGCATCATGGCCACCGGCATCGTGGTCCGCTCCATTGCGACGCTGCTGCAGGGCAAAGATAAGGACCCGGCCGTGGTGGTTATGGACGATGCCGGGCGCTTCGCTATCTCCCTCCTCTCAGGCCATCTCGGGGGCGCCAACGCGCTTGCCACGCAGTGCGCCGACCTTGCCGGCGCCACCGCGGTGATTACCACCGCGACCGACGTCAACGACCTCCCTTCCTTCGACATGCTGGCACAGGAAAACGGCTGGCGCATCGACGACCTGTCCCGGGTAAAGGTGCTCAACGCACTGCTCCTGGAGGGCAAGCAGATCGCAGTGGTCGACCCGACCGGGAAGGTGGCGGAGTACTGCGGCGGGAAGGGAAATCTCCTGTTCGTGGATGACTGCGAACTGGCGGCCCAAAGCGGCGCCAAGGGCGTGGTCCTGGTGACCAACAGGCTTGTGCCGGCCGGATTCAACCTGGAGCGGACCTTGGTACTGCGGCCGGTCGATCTTTGCCTCGGTATCGGCTGCAACCGGGGCACTACTGCCGACGAGATCGAGTCGGTGGTCACCCGTCACCTGGCGCAGCTCTCCCTGTCCGAGCGGAGCATCAAGTGCCTGGCGAGCGCAGAGGCGAAGGCTGATGAAGAAGGGTTGTTGGCCTATGCCAGTGACAAGGGTATCCCAGTGATCTTCTTCCGCAGCGACGAGTTGAACGGCGTCAGCGTTCCCTCGCCGCCGTCGGAGCATGCTTTCGCTGCCATAGGGGCGCGCGGGGTTGCCGAACCGGCCGCGCTCTTGGCCGCCGCGGGAGGCAAACTGCTGCTGCACAAGGTGAAGGACGGCAACGTCACCCTTGCTGTTGCGCAGGTAACAACTATGTAG